From a single Scylla paramamosain isolate STU-SP2022 chromosome 28, ASM3559412v1, whole genome shotgun sequence genomic region:
- the LOC135115105 gene encoding dipeptidyl peptidase 1-like isoform X1: MANNIYKYKTLVHHKNTSPPAASQHGKILGALLIAGIIQLAAGDTPANCLYEDVRGTWTFMETERLGSHNIDCDTLGAIVHVKNFTLAFPDIATDELSNAGTWTMIYNQGFEININQRSYFAFLYYETGENSVTSYCGHTFTGWSRDKTVRNWSCFNATKTTEVPPRTTKRLTRMDLVQPYKNDPALVQKINKVQRSWRAKEYPELEKFTTGEVQRRGGSVWPDLQSLPVPAPATAEQKARVALLPNSFDWRNVSGVNYVSPVRNQGSCGSCYAFASMANLESQVRIATQNQRQDVFSPQDVVSCSLLAQGCLGGFDYLIAGRYAQDQGVVAEECNTYTGKEDSCNTNLSCPRTYVSAYKHVGGYYGACNEEVMLEALVETGPISVSFMVYDDFHNYDGGIYHYTGLRNEFNPFEITNHVVLVVGYGADEDTGEKYWIVKNSWGNQWGEDGFFRIRRGNDECSLESMAVQVTIIP; encoded by the exons ATGGCAAACAACATATATAAGTACAAGACACTCGTACACCACAAAAACACATCGCCACCAGCTGCCAGCCAACATggtaag ATCCTTGGCGCTTTACTTATAGCTGGTATCATCCAGCTCGCAGCAGGTGACACTCCTGCAAATTGTCTCTACGAGGATGTCCGTGGTACTTGGACTTTTATGGAGACGGAGCGTTTGGGAAGCCACAACATTGACTGTGACACACTTGGTGCCATAGTACATGTCAAGAACTTCACACTTGCTTTCCCTGATATTGCCACCGATGAGCTGAGCAATGCAGGCACCTGGACTATGATATACAACCAAGGTTTTGAG ATCAACATCAACCAGAGGTCATACTTTGCCTTCTTGTATTATGAGACAGGAGAGAATTCTGTCACCTCTTACTGCGGCCACACCTTCACCGGTTGGTCCCGTGACAAGACTGTGAGAAACTGGTCTTGTTTCAATGCCACCAAAACAACTGAG GTGCCTCCCCGAACAACTAAACGACTAACCCGCATGGATTTGGTTCAGCCTTACAAGAATGACCCAGCTCTTGTGCAAAAAATCAACAAGGTGCAAAGGTCATGGCGAGCTAAAGAGTATCCCGAGttggaaaa ATTCACAACAGGGGAGGTGCAACGTCGTGGGGGAAGTGTATGGCCTGACCTGCAGTCCCTGCCTGTCCCTGCCCCTGCCACAGCCGAGCAGAAGGCCCGGGTTGCTCTCTTGCCAAACAGCTTCGACTGGCGCAACGTGTCTGGGGTAAACTACGTATCCCCTGTGCGTAATCAAGGATCTTGTGGGTCCTGCTATGCCTTCGCCTCCATGGCCAACCTAGAGTCCCAAGTGAGGATTGCAACTCAGAATCAGCGACAGGATGTCTTCTCCCCTCAG gATGTTGTGTCGTGCTCATTGCTCGCCCAAGGCTGCCTGGGCGGCTTTGATTATCTGATTGCAGGACGCTACGCTCAAGACCAAGGAGTTGTGGCTGAGGAGTGTAACACTTACACAGGAAAA GAAGATTCTTGCAACACCAATTTGTCCTGCCCACGCACCTACGTCAGTGCATACAAGCATGTGGGAGGCTACTATGGGGCATGCAATGAGGAAGTAATGTTGGAGGCATTGGTAGAGACAGGGCCGATATCTGTTTCATTCATGGTATACGATGACTTCCACAACTACGATGGAGGCATCTACCACTACACTGGCCTTAGGAATGAGTTCAACCCCTTTGAG ATAACAAACCacgtggtgctggtggtgggctACGGGGCGGACGAAGACACAGGGGAAAAGTACTGGATTGTCAAGAACTCATGGGGCAACCAGTGGGGTGAAGATGGGTTCTTCAGAATTAGGAGAGGCAACGACGAATGTTCTCTTGAATCAATGGCTGTACAGGTTACAATCATCCCTTGA
- the LOC135115105 gene encoding dipeptidyl peptidase 1-like isoform X3, with translation MILGALLIAGIIQLAAGDTPANCLYEDVRGTWTFMETERLGSHNIDCDTLGAIVHVKNFTLAFPDIATDELSNAGTWTMIYNQGFEININQRSYFAFLYYETGENSVTSYCGHTFTGWSRDKTVRNWSCFNATKTTEVPPRTTKRLTRMDLVQPYKNDPALVQKINKVQRSWRAKEYPELEKFTTGEVQRRGGSVWPDLQSLPVPAPATAEQKARVALLPNSFDWRNVSGVNYVSPVRNQGSCGSCYAFASMANLESQVRIATQNQRQDVFSPQDVVSCSLLAQGCLGGFDYLIAGRYAQDQGVVAEECNTYTGKEDSCNTNLSCPRTYVSAYKHVGGYYGACNEEVMLEALVETGPISVSFMVYDDFHNYDGGIYHYTGLRNEFNPFEITNHVVLVVGYGADEDTGEKYWIVKNSWGNQWGEDGFFRIRRGNDECSLESMAVQVTIIP, from the exons ATg ATCCTTGGCGCTTTACTTATAGCTGGTATCATCCAGCTCGCAGCAGGTGACACTCCTGCAAATTGTCTCTACGAGGATGTCCGTGGTACTTGGACTTTTATGGAGACGGAGCGTTTGGGAAGCCACAACATTGACTGTGACACACTTGGTGCCATAGTACATGTCAAGAACTTCACACTTGCTTTCCCTGATATTGCCACCGATGAGCTGAGCAATGCAGGCACCTGGACTATGATATACAACCAAGGTTTTGAG ATCAACATCAACCAGAGGTCATACTTTGCCTTCTTGTATTATGAGACAGGAGAGAATTCTGTCACCTCTTACTGCGGCCACACCTTCACCGGTTGGTCCCGTGACAAGACTGTGAGAAACTGGTCTTGTTTCAATGCCACCAAAACAACTGAG GTGCCTCCCCGAACAACTAAACGACTAACCCGCATGGATTTGGTTCAGCCTTACAAGAATGACCCAGCTCTTGTGCAAAAAATCAACAAGGTGCAAAGGTCATGGCGAGCTAAAGAGTATCCCGAGttggaaaa ATTCACAACAGGGGAGGTGCAACGTCGTGGGGGAAGTGTATGGCCTGACCTGCAGTCCCTGCCTGTCCCTGCCCCTGCCACAGCCGAGCAGAAGGCCCGGGTTGCTCTCTTGCCAAACAGCTTCGACTGGCGCAACGTGTCTGGGGTAAACTACGTATCCCCTGTGCGTAATCAAGGATCTTGTGGGTCCTGCTATGCCTTCGCCTCCATGGCCAACCTAGAGTCCCAAGTGAGGATTGCAACTCAGAATCAGCGACAGGATGTCTTCTCCCCTCAG gATGTTGTGTCGTGCTCATTGCTCGCCCAAGGCTGCCTGGGCGGCTTTGATTATCTGATTGCAGGACGCTACGCTCAAGACCAAGGAGTTGTGGCTGAGGAGTGTAACACTTACACAGGAAAA GAAGATTCTTGCAACACCAATTTGTCCTGCCCACGCACCTACGTCAGTGCATACAAGCATGTGGGAGGCTACTATGGGGCATGCAATGAGGAAGTAATGTTGGAGGCATTGGTAGAGACAGGGCCGATATCTGTTTCATTCATGGTATACGATGACTTCCACAACTACGATGGAGGCATCTACCACTACACTGGCCTTAGGAATGAGTTCAACCCCTTTGAG ATAACAAACCacgtggtgctggtggtgggctACGGGGCGGACGAAGACACAGGGGAAAAGTACTGGATTGTCAAGAACTCATGGGGCAACCAGTGGGGTGAAGATGGGTTCTTCAGAATTAGGAGAGGCAACGACGAATGTTCTCTTGAATCAATGGCTGTACAGGTTACAATCATCCCTTGA
- the LOC135115105 gene encoding dipeptidyl peptidase 1-like isoform X2 has protein sequence MVCMLAAVNSSGGMCSSRVLSILGALLIAGIIQLAAGDTPANCLYEDVRGTWTFMETERLGSHNIDCDTLGAIVHVKNFTLAFPDIATDELSNAGTWTMIYNQGFEININQRSYFAFLYYETGENSVTSYCGHTFTGWSRDKTVRNWSCFNATKTTEVPPRTTKRLTRMDLVQPYKNDPALVQKINKVQRSWRAKEYPELEKFTTGEVQRRGGSVWPDLQSLPVPAPATAEQKARVALLPNSFDWRNVSGVNYVSPVRNQGSCGSCYAFASMANLESQVRIATQNQRQDVFSPQDVVSCSLLAQGCLGGFDYLIAGRYAQDQGVVAEECNTYTGKEDSCNTNLSCPRTYVSAYKHVGGYYGACNEEVMLEALVETGPISVSFMVYDDFHNYDGGIYHYTGLRNEFNPFEITNHVVLVVGYGADEDTGEKYWIVKNSWGNQWGEDGFFRIRRGNDECSLESMAVQVTIIP, from the exons ATGGTGTGCATGCTAGCAGCAGTGAACAGCAGTGGAGGAATGTGTAGTAGCAGAGTACTGAGT ATCCTTGGCGCTTTACTTATAGCTGGTATCATCCAGCTCGCAGCAGGTGACACTCCTGCAAATTGTCTCTACGAGGATGTCCGTGGTACTTGGACTTTTATGGAGACGGAGCGTTTGGGAAGCCACAACATTGACTGTGACACACTTGGTGCCATAGTACATGTCAAGAACTTCACACTTGCTTTCCCTGATATTGCCACCGATGAGCTGAGCAATGCAGGCACCTGGACTATGATATACAACCAAGGTTTTGAG ATCAACATCAACCAGAGGTCATACTTTGCCTTCTTGTATTATGAGACAGGAGAGAATTCTGTCACCTCTTACTGCGGCCACACCTTCACCGGTTGGTCCCGTGACAAGACTGTGAGAAACTGGTCTTGTTTCAATGCCACCAAAACAACTGAG GTGCCTCCCCGAACAACTAAACGACTAACCCGCATGGATTTGGTTCAGCCTTACAAGAATGACCCAGCTCTTGTGCAAAAAATCAACAAGGTGCAAAGGTCATGGCGAGCTAAAGAGTATCCCGAGttggaaaa ATTCACAACAGGGGAGGTGCAACGTCGTGGGGGAAGTGTATGGCCTGACCTGCAGTCCCTGCCTGTCCCTGCCCCTGCCACAGCCGAGCAGAAGGCCCGGGTTGCTCTCTTGCCAAACAGCTTCGACTGGCGCAACGTGTCTGGGGTAAACTACGTATCCCCTGTGCGTAATCAAGGATCTTGTGGGTCCTGCTATGCCTTCGCCTCCATGGCCAACCTAGAGTCCCAAGTGAGGATTGCAACTCAGAATCAGCGACAGGATGTCTTCTCCCCTCAG gATGTTGTGTCGTGCTCATTGCTCGCCCAAGGCTGCCTGGGCGGCTTTGATTATCTGATTGCAGGACGCTACGCTCAAGACCAAGGAGTTGTGGCTGAGGAGTGTAACACTTACACAGGAAAA GAAGATTCTTGCAACACCAATTTGTCCTGCCCACGCACCTACGTCAGTGCATACAAGCATGTGGGAGGCTACTATGGGGCATGCAATGAGGAAGTAATGTTGGAGGCATTGGTAGAGACAGGGCCGATATCTGTTTCATTCATGGTATACGATGACTTCCACAACTACGATGGAGGCATCTACCACTACACTGGCCTTAGGAATGAGTTCAACCCCTTTGAG ATAACAAACCacgtggtgctggtggtgggctACGGGGCGGACGAAGACACAGGGGAAAAGTACTGGATTGTCAAGAACTCATGGGGCAACCAGTGGGGTGAAGATGGGTTCTTCAGAATTAGGAGAGGCAACGACGAATGTTCTCTTGAATCAATGGCTGTACAGGTTACAATCATCCCTTGA